One genomic window of Choristoneura fumiferana chromosome 14, NRCan_CFum_1, whole genome shotgun sequence includes the following:
- the LOC141434750 gene encoding juvenile hormone esterase-like, producing MLYLIAKSLRIILYLNFFSMFVRSCGEDVVFHSEGVVIIGRKLLTLFDNKPFAAFWNIPYAKPPTGLFRFKPPKMQDAFSCNSCNFSTHINDTRWSTLEDDCLRLSVYSPLSQNKSTYYPVMVWLHESSDFQRPDFLINEGVVVVTVSYRTDILGFLNTEDEFAPGNMGAKDILLALKWVRDNINKFNGDSSTVTVLGSGKAATLVASLLISSAADDLYKRVIIQSGSALSPADYRSYSFEIANKLYRNLNGPFDKLNRTKLYELLINASSKDLMSASQDLFDSTEVRDNQRLINSFGPTIEKVKKHSFVHKLPLNVYKSRMTNNIADVMIGYTNLESLHKLKGLVENRKLLKYLNYNFQYLVPFEGAVDEYSSKRYRKILRKIMEFYFVNGTIGERSLRRYAKYVSDQVIYPLIRQARLHAEVSCSKVYLYRFAYRGTLNAGWHSSVGDLNLSGATLGDEICYLFKCKLPNDVYNRAAASNERHFIKKIARLWTNFAKYGNPTPEDDDQYLGNLRWDPLVNQFPLQALNIGKKLKMVKIPENNRVKFWDELQHEYYPEKEWKVEL from the exons atGCTATATCTTATAGCAAAATCTTTacgaataattttgtatttaaattttttctcGATGTTTGTTAGAAGTTGTGGTGAGGACGTTGTTTTCCATTCAGAGGGAGTCGTGATTATCGGAAGGAAACTGTTAACTTTGTTTGACAACAAACCGTTTGCTGCCTTTTGGAATATACCTTACGCCAAGCCTCCAACCGGACTTTTTCGATTTAAG CCGCCAAAAATGCAAGACGCATTCAGTTGTAACAGTTGCAACTTTAGCACACATATCAATGATACGCGTTGGTCCACACTCGAAGATGATTGCCTACGCCTCAGCGTGTATTCACCACTTTCACAAAACAAAAGCACCTACTATCCAGTAATGGTTTGGCTGCATGAATCTTCTGACTTCCAAAGACCAGACTTCCTTATTAACGAAGGCGTTGTCGTAGTTACTGTGTCATATCGAACCGATATCTTAGGGTTTTTGAACACTGAAGATGAATTTGCTCCAGGTAACATGGGAGCTAAGGATATTTTattagctcttaaatgggtgcgagataatatcaataaatttaatGGGGACTCAAGTACAGTTACTGTGCTAGGATCAGGCAAAGCGGCAACATTAGTAGCGTCGTTACTAATATCAAGTGCAGCGGACGATCTGTACAAAAGAGTCATAATTCAAAGTGGCAGTGCGCTTTCACCAGCCGACTACCGAAGCTATAGTTTTGAAATTGCCAATAAATTGTACAGGAATTTGAACGGGCCTTTTGATAAATTAAATCGGACCAAACTATATGAACTTCTCATTAATGCGTCGAGCAAAGATTTGATGTCGGCCTCTCAAGATCTGTTTGACAGCACCGAAGTCAGGGACAATCAGCGTCTAATCAATTCCTTTGGACCTACTATCgagaaagtaaaaaaacattcattcgTACATAAATTGCCTCTTAATGTATACAAAAGCCGTATGACGAATAACATCGCCGACGTAATGATAGGGTACACGAACTTGGAATCTCTTCACAAATTGAAAGGCTTAGTTGAAAACAGAAAGCTTCTGaagtatttaaattacaatttcCAATATTTGGTGCCCTTCGAAGGAGCGGTGGATGAATACAGCTCGAAGAGATACAGAAAGATCCTTAGGAAAATAATGGAGTTTTATTTTGTGAATGGGACGATCGGGGAGCGAAGTTTGCGGCGGTACGCGAAATACGTGTCAGACCAAGTTATTTATCCGTTGATTCGGCAAGCGCGATTACACGCCGAAGTGTCGTGTAGCAAAGTTTACTTATACAGGTTCGCATACAGAGGTACGCTGAACGCGGGCTGGCATTCTTCGGTAGGAGATTTGAATTTGTCGGGCGCGACGCTAGGGGATGAAATCTGCTACCTATTCAAATGTAAATTGCCAAATGACGTTTACAATAGAGCTGCGGCTTCTAATGAAAGGCACTTCATTAAGAAAATCGCGAGGTTATGGACGAATTTTGCTAAATACGG CAATCCAACGCCAGAAGACGATGATCAATATCTAGGTAATCTTCGCTGGGATCCATTGGTAAATCAATTTCCTCTTCAAGCTTTGAATAtagggaaaaaattaaaaatggttaAAATACCAGAAAACAACCGAGTGAAGTTTTGGGATGAACTGCAACACGAGTATTACCCGGAAAAGGAATGGAAAGTCGAATTATAG
- the LOC141435197 gene encoding juvenile hormone esterase-like, with translation MIHKRHLVYCIAILYFVNKIGGSLVVNTNSGKLEGREVPSILQNEKYYAFAGIPYAKPPVGALRFMPPEPHPGWDDVLDAKKEKKHCAQSNIPVRRIKNDGFCGDEDCLNLNIYTPKPPAPNLHLPVIVFFYNEHFRVSFNGTKDYGPDFFMHEDVILVHVHHRLGVFGFLSFEDDLLPGNNGLRDAILALKWIKENINYFGGDSKRVTLMGSQSGGALVDILLLSPKAKGLFSGVIMQSGTSWNSMYFNKNSRGKAIELSKVLEEEAATSSYLLKRFAEYSAAKIAESEPLAVHADEARAIQRGIPPFGPVIEHDHPDAVITEYPENILIEIDVPVMIGFNSREAIEVTERYLHKPQYLTFADRDFLVLFPIRTNYHFKIHDQVYGQAVEDIKDFYFDESYIKISKPGEYITYIGDVMSFYPIDYTVRKYTNSSSSHVFYYMFDYSGELNWRKKLSLENAMSIDGTWGASLGDELCYLFVCNGIRKTYKKALQDEDSEEIKVLWKMVKLWTNFAKTGNPTPPEEEFIWKAATKEKKECLVINDELEMKERLYDDKIHFWDDWMAKYGEMAVDGVVYDIKDEL, from the exons ATGATACATAAAAGACATCTAGTTTATTGCATTGCAATTTTGTATTTCGTAAATAAAATTGGTGGCAGTTTAGTTGTAAATACCAATTCCGGTAAGTTGGAAGGAAGGGAAGTACCGTCTATATTGCAGAATGAAAAGTACTATGCTTTCGCGGGCATTCCGTATGCTAAACCACCTGTCGGCGCCCTCAGATTTATG CCTCCAGAGCCTCACCCCGGCTGGGATGACGTATTAGACgccaagaaagaaaaaaaacattgcgcTCAATCCAATATTCCCGTTAGACGAATCAAAAATGATGGTTTCTGCGGCGATGAAGACTGCCTCAATCTCAACATTTATACCCCTAAACCACCAGCTCCGAATCTACACTTACCTGTCATTGTATTTTTCTATAACGAACACTTCAGGGTTTCCTTTAATGGAACCAAAGACTATGGACCGGACTTCTTCATGCACGAAGATGTAATTCTGGTGCATGTACACCACAGACTTGGTGTTTTTGGATTCTTATCTTTTGAAGATGACTTATTGCCAGGCAACAATGGACTGAGAGACGCTATTTTAGCCCTTAAATGgattaaagaaaatattaattactttgGAGGTGATTCAAAACGTGTGACTTTAATGGGAAGTCAGAGTGGTGGTGCTCTAGTTGatattttgttactttcacCAAAAGCAAAAGGATTGTTCAGTGGTGTTATCATGCAAAGTGGGACATCTTGGAACTCTATGTATTTTAATAAGAACTCTCGTGGAAAAGCTATTGAACTATCGAAAGTGCTGGAGGAAGAAGCAGCCACTAGCTCCTACTTACTAAAACGATTTGCTGAATATTCTGCTGCAAAGATTGCGGAGTCCGAACCCCTGGCTGTCCATGCAGATGAAGCGAGAGCCATCCAAAGAGGCATCCCTCCGTTTGGACCAGTCATTGAACATGATCATCCGGACGCCGTCATTACTGAATATCCAGAAAATATATTGATTGAAATAGATGTGCCGGTCATGATTGGATTCAACTCTCGAGAAGCAATAGAAGTAACAGAGAGATACCTCCATAAACCTCAGTACCTTACATTTGCTGACAGAGACTTCCTTGTACTATTTCCTATAAGaacaaactatcattttaaAATACACGACCAAGTTTATGGTCAGGCAGTTGAAGATATCAAAGACTTTTATTTTGATGAGagttacattaaaattagtaaacCAGGAGAGTACATTACATATATAGGCGACGTAATGTCCTTTTACCCCATAGACTACACTGTTAGAAAGTACACAAATTCATCTAGCAGCCATGTGTTTTACTATATGTTTGACTACAGCGGAGAACTCAATTGGAGAAAGAAACTCAGTCTTGAAAATGCTATGTCTATTGATGGTACCTGGGGTGCCTCCCTTGGTGACGAGCTTTGTTACTTGTTTGTTTGCAATGGAATTAGGAAAACTTACAAAAAGGCGCTGCAAGATGAAGATTCAGaggaaataaaagttttatggAAAATGGTGAAATTATGGACAAACTTCGCAAAGACCGG TAACCCCACTCCTCCTGAAGAAGAATTTATATGGAAGGCAGCCACAAAGGAGAAGAAGGAATGCCTAGTGATTAACGATGAGCTGGAAATGAAGGAACGGCTGTATGATGACAAAATACATTTCTgggacgactggatggccaagtacGGGGAAATGGCTGTCGATGGAGTAGTGTACGATATTAAAGACGAACTATAA
- the LOC141434666 gene encoding LOW QUALITY PROTEIN: venom carboxylesterase-6-like (The sequence of the model RefSeq protein was modified relative to this genomic sequence to represent the inferred CDS: inserted 1 base in 1 codon): MSKIFLCLLVILLIFDSCISDVNVKVTLKQGVLLGTEDKTFLKQQYYNAFKGIPYAEPPVGALRFMPPKSHQGWQGTYEGHIKKPTCMQYNSRGRNGEPRGLSGSEDCLYLNIFTPSLQGTAPVVVFDYNDNFRTGFNSTDTYSPDFFLEEEVIVVTVSYRVDILGYLTTEDDVIPPNAGLKDFILALEWIKENIKQFGGDPNRVTLMGSRGGAALAHTLLYSEKAKGLFSGVIMQSGTAFEAVYFSKRARQKALQLAEVFDINTDDTRHILEELQKIDAEIVFMKQVDIIDNEDMLKYQMSIFPFSPIVETDTPDAVLTALPENSKVINDVPILVGMNSREGLDLVSHYIFEPRLLEQTERDFLIHFPIRAGFRFDRNSSIYKDVEKEIIDFYLKDGTLYYGNILEYAVYVSDLLHNYALDYTVRSFSKDLSSSLFYYMFDYRGMLNENSEFMARRARNSMGNWGATVGDEICYLHLCKRIQKNYNELIKLVSEQTEIKVLKKMVRMWTNFIKTGNPTPKQKDSALKDLIWEPVNKESEDSQYLHITKSXRMKVNPLGERRIFWEQFLKKYSEMAIHGVVKDPESIHEEL; the protein is encoded by the exons atgtcaaagatttttttgtgtttgcttgtgattttattaatttttgattcTTGTATTAGCGATGTTAATGTAAAAGTTACTTTGAAACAAGGAGTGCTGTTGGGGACTGAAgataaaacgtttttaaaacaacaatattataatgCCTTTAAGGGTATTCCTTACGCTGAACCACCAGTTGGCGCCTTAAGATTCATG CCTCCAAAATCACATCAAGGATGGCAAGGTACTTATGAAGGACACATCAAGAAACCTACATGTATGCAATACAATTCAAGAGGACGGAACGGCGAACCCAGAGGCTTATCAGGGTCTGAGGACTGTCTTTATCTCAATATCTTCACGCCCTCCCTCCAAGGCACCGCCCCAGTTGTGGTATTTGACTACAATGACAATTTCAGGACTGGATTCAATAGCACTGACACCTACTCTCCCGATTTTTTCCTTGAGGAAGAAGTTATAGTTGTCACAGTTAGCTATCGAGTTGATATTCTTGGGTATCTTACTACCGAAGATGACGTGATACCTCCTAATGCTGGcttaaaagattttattttagcttTAGAGTGGATCAAAGAAAACATAAAGCAGTTCGGTGGAGATCCGAACCGAGTGACGTTGATGGGTAGCCGCGGAGGCGCAGCATTAGCACACACTTTACTGTACTCTGAAAAAGCCAAAGGTTTATTTTCTGGGGTCATAATGCAAAGTGGTACTGCTTTTGAAGCTGTTTACTTTTCCAAACGTGCCAGGCAAAAAGCTTTGCAACTTGCAGAAGTATTTGACATTAATACTGATGACACTAGGCACATTTTAGAGGAACTGCAAAAAATAGACGCAGAAATCGTTTTTATGAAACAAGTCGATATAATTGACAATGAAGACATGCTTAAATATCAAATGAGCATTTTTCCATTCTCACCCATTGTCGAGACTGATACTCCGGACGCTGTACTCACAGCACTACCAGAAAATAGTAAAGTAATAAACGATGTTCCAATCTTAGTTGGAATGAACTCTAGAGAAGGATTGGATTTAGTCTCACATTATATTTTTGAGCCGCGTTTATTAGAGCAAACAGAAAGAGACTTCTTAATTCATTTTCCAATAAGGGCTGGTTTTAGATTTGATCGTAACAGCTCCATATACAAAGACGTTGAGAAAGAGataatagatttttatttaaaagacgGCACCTTGTACTACGGGAATATTTTAGAATACGCTGTTTACGTCAGTGATTTGCTACACAACTATGCCCTAGATTACACTGTGAGAAGTTTTTCTAAAGATTTGTCATCTTCCTTGTTTTACTACATGTTCGACTACAGAGGTATGCTAAATGAAAACAGTGAATTCATGGCTCGAAGAGCGAGAAACTCCATGGGCAACTGGGGTGCCACTGTTGGAGACGAGATATGTTATCTGCATCTATGTAAAAGGATTCAGAAAAATTATAATGAACTGATAAAGCTGGTGAGCGAGCAGACTGAAATTAAAGTGTTGAAGAAAATGGTGCGAATGTGGACAAACTTCATTAAGACCGG GAACCCAACTCCAAAACAAAAGGACTCTGCACTGAAAGATTTAATCTGGGAGCCAGTTAATAAGGAAAGTGAAGACAGCCAGTATCTGCACATAACAAAAA CGCGTATGAAGGTGAACCCTCTCGGAGAAAGACGCATTTTCTGGGAACAATTCTTAAAGAAGTACTCTGAAATGGCCATCCATGGCGTTGTTAAGGATCCCGAATCAATTCATGaagaattataa
- the LOC141435198 gene encoding juvenile hormone esterase-like, which produces MPPVNSLRFTPPQPIKPWNNVLNATRAKQPCFQFSNDVKKGQPFKHYGAEDCLYLDIFTPSLHQNKNAIIIFLHNTQFRYSYNNRDYRPDFFIEDDVAIVTINHRLSLFGFLSLEDEIVPGNAGLKDIVVALEWVKNNAIYFGGDPKRITLMGSQGGAAAIDLLIHSRANELFHSAILQSGTAWSTMYLQENSQERAFRLAELLGRSYSSANHVLEALNEISPADLLGQETAANPKDYSKENQRSSLTFGPVVETRPNGLVTEYPERANKTSMPVMIGYNSREGLEASLQYLIEPKYLSFLEKDFPLLMPLRLGYKFDPLGSRYYDAVKDVKKFYFPGGKVKISSVPEYVTYMGDVLTAYAVDAMAGKYANISSSSVFYYQFDYYSELSENKNNLLKLTAVQEGTWGAAAGDELCYLFVCPSLKAKYKKYFRQQSEEYEISRGLVTMWSNFAKYGHPTPKDATESFNWPRYNTETKEYLYIGKQFEVRRNPINTRFRFWDQFLQKWGRRAVNGVISEAANKDEL; this is translated from the exons ATGCCGCCAGTCAACAGTTTAAGGTTTACG cCCCCGCAACCCATCAAACCGTGGAATAACGTCCTGAATGCTACAAGAGCAAAGCAGCCCTGCTTTCAATTTAGCAACGATGTCAAAAAAGGGCAACCCTTCAAGCATTATGGAGCCGAAGATTGCCTCTACCTCGATATTTTCACGCCGTCATTACATCAGAACAAGAACGCTATTATTATATTCCTACACAATACGCAATTCAGGTATTCATACAATAACAGAGATTACCGGCCCGATTTTTTCATCGAAGACGATGTCGCGATTGTCACAATAAATCATCGGTTGTCTTTGTTCGGATTCCTTTCACTGGAAGATGAGATTGTTCCTGGAAACGCAGGATTAAAAGACATCGTCGTAGCCTTAGAATGGGTAAAAAATAATGCAATATACTTCGGAGGTGATCCTAAACGAATTACTTTGATGGGGTCGCAGGGCGGCGCGGCAGCGATCGACCTACTCATACACTCTCGTGCAAACGAATTATTTCATTCAGCTATCTTGCAAAGTGGCACAGCGTGGAGCACTATGTACCTACAGGAAAACTCACAAGAGAGGGCATTTAGACTAGCTGAGCTGTTAGGAAGAAGTTATAGCAGCGCGAATCATGTTTTGGAGGCACTCAATGAAATTTCCCCTGCGGATTTGCTAGGTCAAGAAACTGCTGCCAATCCTAAAGATTATTCCAAAGAGAATCAAAGAAGTTCGCTTACGTTCGGACCAGTAGTGGAAACGCGTCCGAATGGTCTAGTGACCGAGTACCCGGAGCGCGCCAATAAAACAAGCATGCCTGTTATGATTGGATATAACTCCCGCGAGGGTTTGGAAGCATCTCTCCAGTATCTCATCGAGCCGAAGTATTTGAGTTTTCTCGAGAAAGACTTTCCTTTGCTGATGCCGCTGCGACTTGGTTATAAATTCGATCCTCTCGGCAGTCGCTATTACGACGCGGTGAAAGATGTAAAGAAATTTTACTTCCCCGGCGGTAAAGTTAAGATTAGTAGTGTGCCAGAGTACGTGACTTACATGGGAGACGTGCTAACCGCGTACGCTGTCGACGCCATGGCAGGAAAATACGCGAATATATCTTCGAGTTCGGTGTTTTATTACCAATTTGACTATTACAGCGAATTGAgtgagaataaaaataatttattgaagctGACGGCCGTTCAGGAGGGGACGTGGGGTGCCGCCGCCGGGGACGAGTTGTGTTACCTGTTCGTGTGTCCTAGCTTAAAGGCTAAATATAAGAAGTATTTTCGACAACAATCAGAAGAATACGAGATCTCGAGGGGGTTGGTGACAATGTGGAGTAATTTCGCGAAATACGG ACATCCAACACCAAAGGACGCGACGGAAAGCTTCAACTGGCCCCGGTAcaacactgaaacaaaagaatatCTCTACATTGGCAAACAATTTGAAGTGAGACGTAACCCAATCAATACCCGATTCCGATTCTGGGACCAATTCCTCCAGAAATGGGGGCGGAGAGCTGTGAACGGAGTCATTTCCGAAGCGGCAAATAAAGACGAACTCTGA